Genomic DNA from Thermus amyloliquefaciens:
GCCGCCAGGCCCGCCCGTACCTCAGGGAGAGGTCCGGGTCCAAGGAGGCGGCCTCGAGGGGGTTTTCCGCGGACAGGATGCGCAGGAACTTGTCCGTCCTCTCGTATAGGGCCTGCTCCGCCGCCGGAACCTCCTCCAGCCAGCGCCCGGCAAAGCGCAGGAAATCCCGCATCTCCCCAGGGTAGGCCAGGCGAAGGAGGGGGTAGGCCCCCCGGGCGAGAAGAGCCCGCTTCAGGTGGGGCAAAAGGGGCAAGGCCGGGGTCTCCGCCTCCACCAAGACCACCTCCCCCTCCCCGGCCTCCAGGCAGTAGTCCGCCAAAAGCTCGGCCAAACGTGCTTCCACCCTGTTATCATAGGACCAAGATGGAAGAACCTAGGATCACGCCCCTGGCCCGGCGTCTTGCGGAGGAGAACGGCATTGACTGGCGCAGGCTCCAGGGCACGGGCCCAGACGGCACCATCGTGGAGCGGGACATCCTGGCCTTTTTGGCCAAGGTGATGGCGGGGGAGGTGGAGTTGCCCCCCATGCCGGAAGAGCCCCCGCCCGTCCTCCCGGAGGAGGACCTGAAGCGGGCCCAGGAGGCCTTGGGGCGGGAGGGGGTGGACCTCTCCGAACTCATCCCCGAAGCCCCCAGGGCCCCCACCCTCCAGGTGGAGGAGGTCCCTGAGGAGGAACTGGACCTGGAGCCCGCCCTCCTGGAGGACCTGGAGCTGGACCTGGAGGAGGACCTCCTCCTGGCCGAGGAAGCCCCCGTGCTGGCGGAAGAGCCCCGGGAGGAAGGCCTCCCGGAAGAAGCCCCGGCCACGGCCCTGGAAGACGAGCTGGAAGCCCTCCTGGCGGAGGAGGCCGGCCTGAGCGAGGCGGAAGAACCCTCCCTCCTCCCCGAGGAGGCCCTCTTGGAGGAGGAAAGCCTCCTGGAGGGGCTCAGCCCGGAGGCCCTGGAGGAACCCCTTACGGCCGCTCCCGAAAGCCCCGCGCCCGCGGCGGCAACCCCGCCCCCGCCCCAGTGCCTATCCCCACCCCCGCACCTGGCCTCACCCCCACCCCCGCCACGGGGCCCCTTCCCCCGGCGCTCCGCGCCTTCCGCCGGCGGCTGAACCCCGCCCCCCTGGAGGAGGCGGTGGGCGCCTTCCACCGGGTCTACGGCGTGCCCAAAACCCCCCTCCCCTTCCTGGTCAGGGCGGCGGAAAGGGCCCTGGCGGACCTGGAGCTTCCCTTAAGGCCCCTCCTGGGCCAGGCGGAGGGGGAGAGCGTACGGGGCTTGCGGCCTAGGGAAGGCTTCCTGGCCCTCTTCCGCCAGGAAGGCGGGGATGAGGGCGAGGGGCTTTTGTGTTTCTTCGGGGAGGAGGAGGTCCACACCGGCCGCCCGAGCCTCTTCCTCTCCCCCGAGGGGGTGCTCTCCGCCTCCGGGCTGGAAGGCCCCGTGGCCAAAAAGCTCCTGGAGCGGGTGGCCCTCTACCTGGAAAACCCGGTGCTCCTTTTGGCCTAGCGGCGGCGCCGCTTCCTGCGGCTTCCCGGCACCGGCTCGGGGGCCTGCAACCCCTGGAGGCGGGCCTCGAGGGCCCTAAGCTCATCCCTTAGCCTTGCCGCCCGCTCAAAGTCCAAGGCCTCCGCCGCCTGCCACATGGCCAGCTCCAGCTCGGCGATCCTTTCCTTCAGGTCCTCCCCGGCAGGCTCCGGCAGGGGCGCCTCCTCGTACCCCTCGGGGCGGATGATGGCCCTCACCTCCTTCCGCACCGTCTTTGGGACGATGCCGTGCTCCCGGTTGTAGGCCTCCTGGATGGCCCTC
This window encodes:
- a CDS encoding E3 binding domain-containing protein → MEEPRITPLARRLAEENGIDWRRLQGTGPDGTIVERDILAFLAKVMAGEVELPPMPEEPPPVLPEEDLKRAQEALGREGVDLSELIPEAPRAPTLQVEEVPEEELDLEPALLEDLELDLEEDLLLAEEAPVLAEEPREEGLPEEAPATALEDELEALLAEEAGLSEAEEPSLLPEEALLEEESLLEGLSPEALEEPLTAAPESPAPAAATPPPPQCLSPPPHLASPPPPPRGPFPRRSAPSAGG